The stretch of DNA CGGACAAGCGGGGCGGAGACAGCGCGAAGTCGGGGTTCACCGCCGAGCGCATCGGCATCGCCGCGCTCTCCCTCGGCATCATCAATCGCGCGCAGGAACTGTCGATCGACTATGCGAAGAAGCGGACCCTGTGGGGTCAGGAGATCGCGAAGTTCCAGCTGATCCAGCTCAAGCTCGCCGAGATGGAGGTGGCTCGGCTCAACGTGCAGAACATGTTGTTCGTGGCGATGGAGGCGTCGAAGGCCGGTAGGCCGCCGACGTTGGCGCAGGCCTCAGCGATGAAGCTGTATTCGTCCCGGGCGGCGACCGAGGTCGCCATGGAAGCGGTTCAGCTGTTCGGCGGAAACGGCTATATGGCGGAGTACGAAGTGGAACGACTCGCCCGTGACGCGAAGTCCCTGATGATCTATGCCGGGTCGAACGAGATCCAGGTGACGCATGTCGCGAAAGGCCTTCTGGCCGAATAGTTCGCGACATGCGTCGATCGGTCGTCGATCAGACCGCGGGGGCGGGTTCGGCGGGGACGGTCTGCTTGCGATAGTCGAGGTAGGGATCGACGATCGCGCCCTTGCGGAGCTGTTTCACGTCGGCGGCGACGGACATGGTCATGGTCCACGGCACCTGCGTGCCCTGCTTGGGCAGGCGGTCGAGGGCTCGCTTGACGTAACCCGCGCCGAAGTCGAGCAGCGGACGCGTCGGCATGGCCGGGTCGGCGACGGCCCGCACCGAGGTGAACTCGCTCGCATCCATGTAGGTCAACATGCGGCAGAAGTACTCGCACAGCAGACCGATCTTGAGCGTCCAGGACGAGTTCGTGTAACCGATCGCCATCGCGAAGTTCGGGATGCCCGACAGCATCATGCCGCGGTAAGCCAGTGTGTCCGACAGGTCGATGGTCTGACCGTCGACCTTGACCTCCATACCGCCGAACAGCTGAAGGTTCAGTCCGGTCGCCGTGACGATGATGTCGGCCTCGATCTCGGTGCCGTCCTCGAGCAGGACGCCGTTCTCGGTGAAGGTTGCGATGCGGCCCGTCGCGATCGAGGCCGAGCCCTTCTTGATCGCTTTGAACAGGTCGCCGTCGGGGACCACGCAGACGCGCTGATCCCACGGGTTGTACGGCGGGTTGAAGTGCGTGTCGACGTCGAAGTCGCTCGGCAGCATCGCGACGTTCGTGGCTCGGATCACCTTGCGCGCCACGGTCGGGAACTTCTGGCTGAGCTGGTAGAAGAGCTTCTGCTGGACGATGTTCTTCTGGCGGCTCAGCGCGTAGCCGCGATCGGGGCCGAGGACCTTCTTCATCGCATTCGAGATAGCGTCCTCGCGGGGGAGCGGAATCACATACGTGGGCGTGCGCTGCAGCATCGTGATGTGCTCGGTGGCCTCCGCCATCGACGGAACCAGCGTGACCGCCGTCGCGCCCGAACCGATCACCACGACCTTCTTGCCCGCGTAATCGAGATCGGACGGCCAGTGCTGCGGATGCACGATCTGCCCCGTGAACCTCTCGCTGCCCGGGAACTCGGGGGTGAAGCCCTCGGCGTAGTTGTAGTAGCCGGTTCCGGCGAACAGCCACCGGGTCTGGACGACGAAGTCGTCGTCGGCGTCGTTGCGGTGCACGGTGACGTTCCACAGCTGATCGGACTCGGACCAGTCGACCGAGGTGGCCCGGCGGTTGTAGACGATCACCTCGTCGAGGTGATCGTCCGCGATGGCCTCGTGCAGGTAGTCCAGGATGCGCGGTGCGTCGGCGATGGCCTGCGGGTCGCGCCACGGCTTGAACTCGTAGCCGAACGTGTTCAGGTCGGAGTCCGAGCGGATGCCCGGGTACGTGAACAGGCTCCACGTGCCGCCCGCGGACTCCCGTGACTCCAGGATCGCGAACTTCTTCGACGGATGCTCGGTGCGGAGGTAGTGCCCGGCACCGATGCCGGAGATGCCTGCGCCGAGGACGAGTACGTCGAGCGGGCCGTCGGTCAGGATGGAATCGGTGGGCATGGGCTGTCCGTTCTACTTGAAGTTCAACGCCGTCGGTGCGGTCGAGCGGGTCTGTTCGCCGGGTGAGTGGAGTCGAGACCCTCCTTAACAATCATCGTTGTCATGGTTAACTTTTGCAAGCACGAATGAGACCTGATCGGCGGGGAATCGGGTGCATAATGCACCATATGAACGCACATCCTGTGGATTCTGGCGTCTCACCCGCCGTCGCCGAACTCATTCGCGACGGTGTGCGCGCCATCCTCGAGGCTCCGCCCGAGTGGATCGACGAGATCAACTCCGCGGTCACCGACGGCGCGGGGATGGAGGCGATCGCCGGTGACGAGGCGCTTCTCACGGTGGCACTGGAGATCAACGCGGGCAACCTGGCGCACTGGGCGGCGTCGAACATGGCCGATCCGGGAGCTCGCGTCCCGGTGGCGATCACCGACCACACCAGGACGTACATCCGCGATCTCGCGCGCCGGGGTCTCGACTCGCGGGCGCTGGACTCGTTTCGCACGGCGCAGAACGTCGCCTGGCGGTTGTGGATGGAGATCTGCTTCTCGTTGACCGACGATGCCACGGTCCTGCGCGAGTTGCTCGAGGTCACCTCGGCGTCGATCGCGGCGTTCATCGACGACACGGTGCACGAACTGGCCGAACTCATCGACCTGGCGCGCACCGAGTTGGCCGGCGATACGCACGCCGAGCGGCGCGCCGCCGTCGCCCTCGTACTGGAAGGGGCTCCCATCGCGCAGGAGCGCGCCGAGTCCCAGCTCCGGTATCGACTCGACGGGCCGCACACCGCCATGGTGGTGTTCGGAGACGCCGAGACCGGGCCCGACGATGTGGAGACGGTCTGCGCCGCGGTGATGGAGGCCTCCGGTGTGAGCGGTCGGCTCACGGTCATGGCGGGCGCGTCCGAGCTATGGGTGTGGCTGCCGTGTCGCGAGGTGCGGGCCGAGGGCGCCGTCGCCGATCATCGCGGCGTCCGCATCGCGGTGGGCTCGGCCGGCGACGGTCGAGAGGGGTTCCGCCGCAGTCATTTCGAAGCGTTGACCGTGCGGAGACTGCTCGCTCGCTCGAGCGGTGCGCGTCGAACGGCACACTTCGATCAGGCTCGACTCGTCGCGCTCCTCGGTGAGGACGACCTCGCCGCACGAGGTTTCGTCGACGCCACACTCGGGGAGCTCCGGCACGCCGACGCCGACGTCCTCGAGTGCGTCCGCACGTGGTT from Gordonia humi encodes:
- a CDS encoding flavin-containing monooxygenase translates to MPTDSILTDGPLDVLVLGAGISGIGAGHYLRTEHPSKKFAILESRESAGGTWSLFTYPGIRSDSDLNTFGYEFKPWRDPQAIADAPRILDYLHEAIADDHLDEVIVYNRRATSVDWSESDQLWNVTVHRNDADDDFVVQTRWLFAGTGYYNYAEGFTPEFPGSERFTGQIVHPQHWPSDLDYAGKKVVVIGSGATAVTLVPSMAEATEHITMLQRTPTYVIPLPREDAISNAMKKVLGPDRGYALSRQKNIVQQKLFYQLSQKFPTVARKVIRATNVAMLPSDFDVDTHFNPPYNPWDQRVCVVPDGDLFKAIKKGSASIATGRIATFTENGVLLEDGTEIEADIIVTATGLNLQLFGGMEVKVDGQTIDLSDTLAYRGMMLSGIPNFAMAIGYTNSSWTLKIGLLCEYFCRMLTYMDASEFTSVRAVADPAMPTRPLLDFGAGYVKRALDRLPKQGTQVPWTMTMSVAADVKQLRKGAIVDPYLDYRKQTVPAEPAPAV
- a CDS encoding PucR family transcriptional regulator; protein product: MNAHPVDSGVSPAVAELIRDGVRAILEAPPEWIDEINSAVTDGAGMEAIAGDEALLTVALEINAGNLAHWAASNMADPGARVPVAITDHTRTYIRDLARRGLDSRALDSFRTAQNVAWRLWMEICFSLTDDATVLRELLEVTSASIAAFIDDTVHELAELIDLARTELAGDTHAERRAAVALVLEGAPIAQERAESQLRYRLDGPHTAMVVFGDAETGPDDVETVCAAVMEASGVSGRLTVMAGASELWVWLPCREVRAEGAVADHRGVRIAVGSAGDGREGFRRSHFEALTVRRLLARSSGARRTAHFDQARLVALLGEDDLAARGFVDATLGELRHADADVLECVRTWFGAGCNASVTASRLYTHRNTVLRRLARADALLPRPLPTNAVHVAAALELSAWLD